Genomic segment of Dermacentor albipictus isolate Rhodes 1998 colony chromosome 5, USDA_Dalb.pri_finalv2, whole genome shotgun sequence:
cgtcacgaTGAGAACAGAAACCCACAATGATGAAAaaggtgccccgcgacttctgcaaggCTACCGCACCCATGCATGGAGAATTTGCAACGCCAACGAGCAATCCGCTatgcgagtgtttgctgagaagagggggctgaCTGAAAAGCTGGcctgcagcttcagtaagtttgaggtcgctgtcgtcgctgctaggctgccGAGGCATCAAACAGATATAACATTTTTGTCacacgaagtgaataaatactgcatgtttctgCCCTTTCATAGCACTATCTCTgattccgtttttgacaggtaagtgggcgatcttatgctatttcggttaagcagtactaccgtttagtacgtactttttgcGAGCTCAGGCCGACTACGGTTGAATGAGGTTTCACTATGCGCTTCTTGCAGATGTGCTTTGCATATTTTTTATCTTGGATCTGCATAGTACCCCCAGAAACATGTACACACATACTTATATAGAAGTGTTTATCATTATAAAAATGTGTTGCATACATTTTGAAGGTGTTGCTAGGATATGTCAATAGAAACTGAGTGTTTCGTTTGATATCTATTCTTCACAAGTTTTGGAAAGTGCCTGGTATTAAATGCTACATttgccgatttttttttaattcatgttTTGCCTACTTTGATAATGCCGACTGCACTGTTTTGAATTGCTGTTTTCACATTCTATGTTTCAAATTGGATCCATAATTAGCCTGCATTCAAACATGTATACACAAGCACCAATAAATTCATTATATTCATGTTGCTCATGACTGTACATGCAGTGGGAAAACCTTATACAACAGCATGGACAAGTGCTGTCAGTTTTAGAGGTTCATGCTGCACAAGAAGCAGGAGCTGTCATCGTTAGTCATTGCCATATTAGTCATCGTTCTGAAAAGAGGCCAGACATACACAACTTCTCCAACACCTTTACTCAATCGAGAGAAGCTGGCTTCGCACATCATAACTTTTTCCTCAGTGAATCATTTTAGTAGCGCTCTTTTTGGGGGACTATGAATGCTGTGCTAACACAAGACGTGCAAGCAGCGGCAAACTTAAAGTCCCTGCTTCAACATATATGGTGATTTACCATTTGACTTACCCTTTAAAATAAAGCTTTCGACAAACTTCAACGTAATATGCAAGCACTACTTAGTCTCCAACCAAGCATTGTTTTGACCTGTTTACTCAATTTTTGTCATAAAATTTGTGCACTTACTTTACTTGAGTTGCATTATGTGGTTGTTCGTTGTACAAATAACTGTTTACTAATTAGTTTTACGTATAGCTATAGTTTGTATTTCTTACTAGTAGTGCCTAGTGCAGTATAGCCAGTCATCACTTGTATTTAACTGGTCACTAGCCATGTAGGCTGGTGGCTCAAATATCTCTTAACTCTTCGTAATTGTGTAATGTTTTCTTCGACCGATTGACAGAAAGTGGACTTACAGGGGCCTCGTGGTGAGTGGCACATGCCCTGGAAGTTGAGCGGAGGCATGTAAGCCCTGCGGGGTAGTTCTACCACACGGTATGTGGCCAGCTCGCCCCTCTTCATGGCTAGCGCATTCAGCTCCACCGTGGGTGTCAGGGGCCCCTGAGCACGCTGTGGGGCCCGTGACACCGGCCGTGCCAGGGATGTCTCATCCAGGGCCCGTTGCGCTGCTGCATGCTGCGCCCGCTTGATGCTCGATCCCGTTGCCTGGTACTCCTCCTGGTGTTTAAGCAGAACCACATGGTCTGAGGCTAGTAGCGATGACACTGCCAAACATGCGAGTTAGGTTAACTGACATTTGCCCCACACACACGCGACTAAAGCAAGTGCTTTAGCAGAAATAGTGGGGCAAACAAGGAAAGCCTCAACCTAGAGCCAAATTTCCAACTTGGGGACTTATTTTCTATCTTGTAGAAATGTTGGCTCTGGGCAGAGGCTTCCCTTGTTTGCCTGCCATTCATTTCAAGTTTCCATCCACTTGTGACACTCCATCCTATTTAGATTCCAGTTGATTACTTAGTCACTTAAAAAGCTAGCACTAGACTATGCCTTCATCCTGATGAACCCAGGAAACAACAAAGCGACTGGAGACAATTGCCAGCTCATAACACCTCCACAAAACATTGCCGCACAGCAAAACACACATGCCAATGAAGATACTCGTCACTCTGTCGCACCTACTCCATGCAGTGGAGCGAAATATCCTCCTCCAATCACCCTCCACATGAAGCCGACTGGATGGgcgagccctcctcctcctcctttatgAGAAAACACAGCCAGCTCTTGTTATTGACAGGGTAACATGAGCGATACCCTTAGCTGCACTGCCTGGAATTAGTGAGACAGAGTATAAAAGCAGAGGCCCACAACAAGATGTAGCCTACAAACAAATACTTCAACTAAATAGGAAGCTAGCCAAGCAAGGCCCAGGCAGAATTCCAAACAACATGTGAAAACTGGCTTGTGAAAAGCTTAAATTAAATACTACAAAAAGGACAGCACATCACAGGTGGGCTATGAACTACTTCTCAACAAACCAAACCACCTTCAGCTGCTCTCTCAGTTTCCATTTTTGTAGGTCTTCCACTGGCACTCGTGTGAATTTTGTGACATTCTGCTTGTGCCCAAACGCACACCAGTGGCATTTCACTAACGTTCCTAAGTCAATTCACAAAACAAGCGGTTCACTAGAACATAGACTGAGGTACATCACCTTCTTATTATCTAGCTAAATGTACTCGCCATTTTGGCAACACAAAAGGACCAACAACCCTACGTTACATGTTTGAAAAGAACGCCACACTTTTTCAATACCTGAACTTCAATTTAGCCCAACACTGCCTCCCAACGATCAAGCAGACAGTAAGCCTGCGTAACACAGACAACAAAGCTTAATAGTTTGAATGTCAGGTATGTATATCAGAGCCTACTCATCTTAAACTATAATTTAAAGAGGGAAAATGCAAATACAGACGTGTTTTTGAAGACTAGTCATATTAGGCACAATAATGCTTACAGCCAATAATAGCTAGCAAATTATTCCTGAATGCATGTTACAAGAGTTTAATAGAACAAGAACCTGGACATAGGACTATAATCACTGAGTTACTGGCATTCGACATCATACGAGTGCCTCTAATTGTCCTTCCTTCTTTGAATAAAGAGGCTCAAGTAGAAGAGACGTCAAGAGTCATGAGTCAACTCACACCTGACTCAGCTGTTAAAAAAGCTTCATTGGGCTAGTATGTTATCTATTTCGTGTGTTACATAGCGCTGTCTGCAAGACACCCAGCTCAAAATACCTACTCTGTGTAAGCTACCTCATTAATTTTCTACAGAGGGACTCGTCATGTAAATAACTGGAAGGCAATACTGTTCGAAAGAGTCTGGGCCAAATTAATTCTGCATGTGCATATATTTTCGATTGGCACCACTGAAAGTATCCATCAAGACATTTCGTTTTTTGGTCTAAATTCTATTCATGACACGACTATGGAACTGAACAACCTGTCTCGCACATAACCTTTCTCTTTCAACACTAAATTCCACGATTTctagagcaaaaaaagaaaaaggagttgGTTAATCAGTCTCTCTTAAAAGCAATACACATTTCCAAGGCTTTGGAATGTCTAGGAAATGCAGATGTAGGCCACCCTTTCACGTCACGTGCAATGCGTGACGTTTGGCGTAACTTCAAGTTACACCTGCGCAGCATTCTTGAAACCGTGCCAAGCTAACGCGAGCACGCGCGAATAACGGAAGCGGTTCCACGCAGGGTCCGCGAGTGCTCACGTGGCCCGCGAGGCGCAGCACTACGGTGAAGCTTTTCTTGTGCGGCGGCCCCGATTCGTCGACGAGCCTGTACTGGAGTCCGACTTTGTTGAAGCGGGCCAGCTCGTTGACCAGGCACATGGGCGTCTTCTTCTCTTTATTGTTTGCCACGGCCGTAGTGGGCTGCTCCCCGTTGCAGGAAGGCGGCGACGAGCCTTCCTGCTCCGCTGGAGCGCACTCGCCGCTCGGACCCGAGCTCAGCATGCTGCGGCCACTGCGTGTGAAAAGTGCGGCGCCGCGTCAAGTCACGCATTTTTGCGAGCCGCGcccgcgcacgcacgcgcggcTTTACACGCGCGCTCTCATCTTCGCCACCTTTCGACAGCGCGTCCTTGCGCGAGCATGCAGCGCGTGCGAACGAGGCACGACTCGTGTGGCACGGCCGCCTCCCCGGAGGCAGGCATCCCGCGCTCGGGGGTGATGAGACACGCTCGTTACTCACGATCAAAGCAGCAACTGGGACACTGCAGTCCAGGCGGTGAATGCCATTTTAAGCCCCGATTTAGTCGGAGCTCAAAAACAGACCACTAAACGTTGGCAAACAGTGAAGAAAATTTTGGTGCGCCGCCGGCGACTCAGCCCTAcacgctgctcattacggtagttGGCCGCAGAGCCGCAGCCGTCCCCCTGACGGCTCGAGCTGGCTCGAGCTCTCAAAATTTCAGGCTTAAATAATCGCTTGTGATGCCAGCGCTCAATTCTGCCTGGTAGGAGAGTGTCGCAACGTTTAAGCCACCTGCTGGACGTACTAGTTCAGTAACGATACGCTGTCTAATAGGCCACTACAAAGATTTGAAGGGAGAACTTTGTCATACCTCTACTGGGAGTTTAGTCCCGCTGGCGTTGCTGGTTTCGGTTTTCATATAACCAACATAACAGTGTATCGGAGCTGCTGGAGCCTTTCGTTGGTGCACGATGAACTTACTACTGTGTCGTGCCAGTGAAGTTTTGTGATCAACGCTTCGTGGTATATTGTGTGATCACTCTGGGATATCCCTTCGTGTGATCTGCTGAACTACAAGCCGATCGGGAAAATGCTGATCGCAAGCACCTCAGCCACGTGCCGGTTATGCTCTCGCCTTGCCTCCAGGAGTTTTCGAGTTAATATGTGTTGCGATCGCCTTATATTCAGAGGTTTTGTGACTGCAGACCAAAAACAACAGTCCTCGACTTCCTCTAAGCGTAAAGGACACCAGCCGGTGACTTTTCCCAACAGGGTTTTCTCCGGAATCCAACCTAGCGGTGTGCCTCATCTGGGCAACTATTTTGGTGCTATTCAAAAGTGGAAGACGCTGCAGGACTCGGGGAGTGATTGTGTATTCAGCGTAGTAGACTTGCATTCCATCACGAAGCCACACTATGATCCCAACAAGCTGAGGTAAGCGCGCGTGAAACTCCCCCAAACCGGTCCGCTTCGACAGCCGCATCATAGCTGATTTTGACTCAACAGGGAGAACATAGAGCTCATGACAGCCAGCCTCCTTGCATGCGGAATTGACCCTGAAAGATGTACGCTGTTTTTGCAGTCGCAGGTGAGCTGTCGTGGAGAACAAAAAATACgtgtacgttagcagttattgtTGTGTAGCGTCGTTCTTTCTCCACAGGTTCCAGAGCACGCAGAGCTTTCGTGGATCCTCGGATGCTTGCTTACCACGGCTAGGTTGCAGCATTTACCACAACTCAAGGTACAGTGTTGAAGTTGAAACATTGGAGACAACTTTCACTGCGAGTTCCCTTGTACACTTGTAAAATACAGTCGgagcaagaaagagagagatttaAAGAATCGCTGTTTTGAACTTGCCGTAACGTATTCACACATCCGAAGCATGTCTAATGGCATTCCGGAACTCTACTAAAGCTGCGCCATACCTGAGCGGTATTTCTTCTATTGCTACATCTTGCACAGGACAAGACCGCTGGTATGAAGGAAACACCCTTGGGGTTGTACCTCTACCCCGTGCTTCAGAGTGCAGATGTGTTGCTGTACAAGTAAGTGCGAGCATCAGAGATGACTGTTCCTGGTCGTAAGCTAGGCTTCTCTACGCAGGGCAACGCAGGTGCCTGTGGGAAATGACCAGTTGCCTCACATCTTCCTAGTACAAGACACGGCTGAGCTCTTTAACAAGCGCTTCGGACTGGTCTTTCCAAGGCCCGAGCCCCTGCTAGGCAAGTATGCACCAGTTCCCTCCTCAACTGACAGACGTCAGTCTCCCACAGCAAGTTTACTAATAGTAACTCTGCAAGCTTGTTGCAAAACTTTATTGAATAAATCTATCTGTATATCTGTATGCATTCAGAGTACTACCTTAAAGTAGCACTCTGAATGGTTTAAGGTAGTAGCTTGAATACGTTAAGGTATTCAGGTAGTGTTGCCTGAAATACTCTCAGCTTAATTTCTGCGTAACTGTTTTTGATCAATCAAATTAGGAAAGTCATCCCTTGCTATGACATACACTTACATTAAGTCAGACATGTGTGGGGAAGTCAGACATGTTATTTATGCCAGATAGAATGTGGAGTTAGCTGTAATTAACTACTGTTGATCCTTTGTTGAGAAAGTTTAATAAGACATGCTAGGTGAGAAATCTGGCTGACTCAATAAGTGATGCGTGTGGACAGTCATCTAATGACACACCTCCTTGAAGAATGCATTGTACCAGTCTAGCGTCTCTCTCGCAACCAGTGGGTAACAAGTTTTCAGTTGCGATTATCACTGCCCTGTTGCACAGATCTTCATGTATGCCTGTGTTCAAATGGTGTTATTGTCTACAGTTGCATGCATAGGAAGATGCTCAAAACTTCCACCTCTTCTCTTGTATGCTGTAGTTTGTCCTTAGCAGTCATTTAAGTGTAGTAGGGCTTGCCATTCTGCTCTTTCTTGTCATCCATTTTTTCTTTGGTTAAATCAGCCATCCTTTACTTTGTTACTTTATCAAATGAAGTGAAGCAAGAATAAACGATACACACACCAatataatgaaaaataaataaaagcaaagtTTGACATTTCGAGCTCCTTGTCACAATATCAACGAAAATGTACAGTTGTTGCTTATATACTGGGAAGATGGCGCAATGAGCGTGTGTAGGTAACTGGTAGATTGCCCTATGTCCTGTTTTTCGCATGTGGCATCTTGATGTAGAATTATTCAAGCAGTAAGCGTGTAGATAGGGATTTTTTCCCTGGCAATAACAGTTGTGTTGCAGTTGATTATGTGTGTCTGTCTTCTCATGATGCTCAGCCAGTGCATTCAATGCTGTGTTTGCTTTCGCCACGTGGTACTGGTActgcttttttattttcctaAAAATTACCAGATTCACCGATGTAGGTTACATCACAGTCTTTACAAGGAATCTTGTTAACACCTGGATAAAGGTCACGCTCAATGGGGTCCTTCAAACGCACTAGCTGGCCACGAAGCTTTCTGTAAAGAACACAAGCCATCCATACCTCATAGTAATTAAAAATTCTAGCCAGTGCTTCACCTACGCCATATGCATGTGGGATAGCATTGCATATTTTACTTCTTAGGAGCCACTTGGCAGACAGCATTAAATGAAGCAAAATCTAGCTGCCATCTTAGTTTGGTGAATTCAGGAGGTCAAAATTGGTAATATAGCCCCAACGAGGCATGATGAAAGCCGTGTTCACAATTGGTGGGAGATTGCTGCAGTGTCTGGATGCCACAGTTCAGTTGAACATTTTTATTCTGCCAGTGTCCGGGGAGGCTGGTCGCCTGCGCCATCTCCGGGACCCGACCAAGAAGATGAGCAAATCCAGCGACGACCCTCGCAGCTATGTGGCATTCGATGACCCTCCCGAGGCGGTACGCAAAAAGATCAAAAAGGCACTCACCGACTGCATTTCGAAAGTCACCTACGAGCCAGAGTCTCGGCCAGCTGTTGCCAACCTGGTGGCATTGCACAGTTTACTCACTGGCCTGAGTCCCGAAgaggtgattattattattatcatcatcatcatcagtcacCAGGGTCATCTAGTCAGTAAGACACGATATCGTACGCAGTGCACACAAGAGGCAGCAGATAACACACAGTGCTTATTTGCAACTGCAGTTTGTGTTGAAGAAACAAAATGCTTTAGCAAACCACGAGCATTACTTCATGCAAGTTTATCAAGGCATGTGACATCAGAGAAGGTTAAGACAGTGTGAAGTGACACCGATCTCTCCCTCATGCTGCTTGAAGCTGTAGTCAAGCTTATTCTGTTAATATATGCATTTTAAGACACGGTTGTACACCCTCCATCTCCTTTGTTTGTAATATGTGGTGCTAATTAGTTGTttatacagtcgacttccgttagTTCTACCCTGACGGGACCGACAAAGttgatcgaattatccggcggatcgaattaaacaagatgcagaaaaatatGTCAGAGCACCGCTGATACATTTGACGGTATCTTCCCGAGTCTAACGCGCCCACTTTCCATGTGgccaaagcagaaaactaacgtAGGAAGAACATTAAatctcctaaacaaagtagaaatctaatgcacacccaatttctttttcttttcttttttaggatGCGGCCAGTttccaaaagtcagctttgccacatGATTTGTAAtgtcagcttcgctgtaatacagCTCTATGATGCGGTAAAGTGTACGACTGCCGcaaaggcagttttggtttcatatcCGATTGTGCCATGCAGGCAATTTTCGCCCCA
This window contains:
- the TrpRS-m gene encoding tryptophan--tRNA ligase, mitochondrial yields the protein MLIASTSATCRLCSRLASRSFRVNMCCDRLIFRGFVTADQKQQSSTSSKRKGHQPVTFPNRVFSGIQPSGVPHLGNYFGAIQKWKTLQDSGSDCVFSVVDLHSITKPHYDPNKLRENIELMTASLLACGIDPERCTLFLQSQVPEHAELSWILGCLLTTARLQHLPQLKDKTAGMKETPLGLYLYPVLQSADVLLYKATQVPVGNDQLPHIFLVQDTAELFNKRFGLVFPRPEPLLVSGEAGRLRHLRDPTKKMSKSSDDPRSYVAFDDPPEAVRKKIKKALTDCISKVTYEPESRPAVANLVALHSLLTGLSPEEVCRQAEGLDTGQFKRVVADAAVSFLEPIQERMQEHLSDRARLWHILDEGSRRARQIAIRTMNEVHRASGMAPLCVTDSAKSLAQTASC